In Neofelis nebulosa isolate mNeoNeb1 chromosome 7, mNeoNeb1.pri, whole genome shotgun sequence, the following proteins share a genomic window:
- the DAD1 gene encoding dolichyl-diphosphooligosaccharide--protein glycosyltransferase subunit DAD1 isoform X2 has protein sequence MSASVVSVISRFLEEYLSSTPQRLKLLDAYLLYILLTGALQFGYCLLVGTFPFNSFLSGFISCVGSFILAVCLRIQINPQNKADFQGISPERAFADFLFASTILHLVVMNFVG, from the exons ATGTCGGCGTCGGTAGTGTCCGTCATCTCGCGGTTCTTAGAAGAGTACTTGAGCTCCACTCCTCAGCGTCTGAAGTTGCTTGACGCGTACCTCCTGTACATACTGCTGACCGGGGCGCTGCAGTTCGGTTATTGCCTCCTCGTGGGGACCTTCCCCTTCAACTCTTTTCTCTCGGGCTTCATCTCTTGTGTGGGGAGCTTCATCCTAGCGG TTTGCCTCAGGATACAGATCAACCCACAGAACAAAGCGGATTTCCAAGGCATCTCCCCAGAACGAgcttttgctgattttctctttGCCAGCACCATCCTGCACCTTGTCGTAATGAACTTCGTTGGCTGA